In Dasypus novemcinctus isolate mDasNov1 chromosome 23, mDasNov1.1.hap2, whole genome shotgun sequence, the following proteins share a genomic window:
- the ZNF668 gene encoding zinc finger protein 668 codes for MEVEPAEAQTPTPGYKRSGRRYKCLSCTKTFPNAPRAARHAATHGPADCTEEVAEAKAKPETEPQAEDGGGDRVSGVATKPRPYACPLCPKAYKTAPELRSHGRSHTGEKPFPCPECGRRFMQPVCLRVHLASHAGELPFRCAHCPKAYGALSKLKIHQRGHTGERPYACADCGKSFADPSVFRKHRRTHAGLRPYGCERCGKAYAELKDLRNHERSHTGERPFLCSECGKSFSRSSSLTCHQRIHAAQKPYRCPVCGKGFTQLSSYQSHERTHSGEKPFLCPRCGRMFSDPSSFRRHQRAHEGVKPYRCEKCGKDFRQPADLAMHRRVHTGDRPFKCLQCDKTFVASWDLKRHALVHSGQRPFRCEECGRAFAERASLTKHSRVHSGERPFHCNACGKSFVVSSSLRKHERTHRSSEAAGAAPQQELVVGLALPVGVAGEGPAAPAAGAGLGDPPAGLLELPPESGGVMAMQWQVVGMTVEHVECQEAGVGEAPGSLAGASDLGREEADEKPPQFACRECKETFSTSTLLRRHERSHPELRPFSCTQCGKSFSDRAGLRKHSRTHSSVRPYTCPHCPKAFLSASDLRKHERTHPVPAGTPPPLEPLVALLGMPEEGPA; via the exons ATGGAGGTGGAGCCGGCGGAGGCCCAGACCCCAACCCCGGGCTACAAGCGCTCCGGCCGCCGGTACAAGTGCCTGTCATGTACCAAGACGTTTCCAAACGCGCCCAGGgcagcgcgccacgcagccacaCACGGGCCTGCAGACTGCACAGAGGAGGTGGCCGAGGCGAAGGCGAAGCCCGAGACAGAGCCCCAGGCGGAGGACGGCGGCGGGGACCGGGTGTCCGGGGTGGCCACTAAGCCTCGGCCCTACGCGTGCCCGCTGTGCCCCAAGGCCTACAAGACGGCTCCTGAGCTGCGCAGCCACGGGCGCAGCCACACGGGCGAGAAGCCCTTCCCGTGCCCCGAGTGTGGCCGCCGCTTCATGCAGCCCGTGTGCCTGCGCGTGCACCTGGCCTCGCACGCCGGCGAGCTGCCCTTCCGCTGCGCGCACTGCCCCAAGGCCTACGGCGCGCTCTCCAAGCTCAAGATCCACCAGCGCGGCCACACGGGCGAGCGGCCCTACGCCTGCGCCGACTGCGGCAAGAGCTTCGCCGACCCGTCGGTGTTCCGCAAGCACCGGCGCACGCACGCGGGCCTGCGCCCCTACGGCTGCGAGCGCTGCGGCAAAGCCTACGCCGAGCTCAAGGACCTCCGCAACCACGAGCG GTCCCACACTGGCGAGCGCCCCTTCCTCTGCTCCGAGTGCGGGAAGAGCTTCTCCCGCTCCTCGTCGCTCACGTGCCACCAGCGCATCCACGCGGCGCAGAAGCCCTATCGCTGCCCGGTCTGCGGCAAGGGCTTCACGCAGCTCAGCTCCTACCAGAGCCACGAGCGAACGCACTCGGGCGAGAAGCCCTTCCTGTGCCCGCGCTGCGGCCGCATGTTCTCCGACCCGTCGAGCTTCCGGCGCCACCAGCGGGCGCACGAGGGCGTGAAGCCTTACCGCTGCGAGAAGTGCGGCAAGGACTTCCGGCAGCCCGCGGACCTGGCCATGCACCGGCGGGTGCACACAGGCGACCGGCCCTTCAAGTGCCTGCAGTGCGACAAGACTTTCGTGGCGTCCTGGGACCTCAAGCGGCACGCGCTGGTGCACTCGGGCCAGCGGCCCTTCCGCTGCGAGGAGTGCGGGCGCGCCTTCGCCGAGCGCGCCAGCCTCACCAAGCACAGCCGCGTGCACTCGGGCGAGCGGCCCTTCCACTGCAACGCCTGCGGGAAGTCCTTCGTGGTGTCCTCCAGCCTGAGGAAGCACGAGCGGACCCATCGCAGCAGCGAGGCGGCAGGAGCTGCCCCGCAGCAGGAGCTGGTGGTGGGGCTGGCGCTGCCGGTCGGCGTGGCGGGCGAGGGCCCAGCGGCGCCCGCAGCGGGGGCCGGGCTCGGAGACCCTCCAGCCGGGCTGCTAGAGCTGCCCCCCGAGTCCGGGGGGGTGATGGCCATGCAGTGGCAAGTGGTGGGCATGACGGTAGAGCATGTGGAATGCCAGGAAGCTGGCGTGGGGGAAGCCCCCGGTTCCTTGGCCGGGGCCAGCGacttggggagggaggaggccgACGAGAAGCCCCCGCAGTTTGCGTGCCGCGAGTGCAAGGAGACCTTCTCCACGTCGACGTTGCTGCGGCGGCACGAGCGCTCACACCCGGAGCTCCGGCCCTTTTCCTGCACCCAGTGCGGCAAGAGTTTCTCAGACCGGGCCGGGCTGCGCAAGCACAGCCGCACACACAGCTCCGTGCGCCCCTACACCTGTCCTCACTGCCCCAAAGCTTTCTTGAGTGCCAGCGACCTGCGCAAGCACGAGCGCACCCACCCCGTGCCTGCTGGGACGCCCCCGCCCCTCGAACCCCTTGTGGCTTTGCTAGGAATGCCTGAAGAGGGGCCAGCCTGa